The region atcactgggcgcaaggcgggaacacaccctggagggggcgccagaacttcacagggcaacacagacacacacaaacattcactcacacctacggacactttttcagccaccaatccacctatcaacgtgtgtttttggattgtgggaggaaaccggagcacacggaggaaatccatgtggacacggggaaaatacaccaaactgctcatagacagtcacccagagcggaacttgaacccacaacctccaggtccctggagctgtgtaactggaACACTACCTTCTGTGCCACCGTGCCTCTCAATGGTGAAATATTACAGCATAAAAAGCATAATAAACAATTcattaatgataatattaatcAAACTGTATAGTTCAGTAACAGCAGGCATTGTATACcaacttaattaattaattcattcattatctgtaaccacttatcctattcagggtcgcggtgggtccagagcctaccttgaatcattgggcgcaaggcaggaatacaccctggagggggcgccagtccttcacagggctactaACTTAATTATCAAATCTTATTCAAAGAGCATTAATACAGATTTCAACTGATGTGTGGTGAAATGTGTGAGTATATCAAGTATTTTACAAACAATTTGAAGTATAGGACCTAATAGTTGAGTAATTTCTCCTGAAAATCTTGAGTACATATTGAGTATTTGTCCTAATATTTTGATAACCCATTTTTGCAAGAGACCCTTGCAGGTTCACACTTAGATTGAAGAAAATGATAATACATCCAGCCTATGGATAATCACTAATTGcatgttaatgttttaatattccattaagaatatatataaaatatctttttttttttttttacatagaaAATGATTCTGGTGAAGAAAATGATAATTTAATTATAATGTGCATGTGGGTAAACTCATACAACAAGAGAGTATAACATAGTTTAAGATATAAAGACACCGTTCCTTTAGAAGTAACAACTTCTGAGCCAATCTAGGATTCATCTAGATAACTTGTTcaaaatgaatgtatgtaatGTAAGTGGACTTGCATACCCTCCTTATCCCAGGGTCGTTTGTGTTGATGACCTTTGGGAGAAGAAGGATGATTACAAGAGGGAGCACCATCATTAAAACCTGAGGAAAGAGCAGAAAGTGAACTAAGACCCCATTTACATGGATCTACACAGATATTTCTTTTATATGCCTTTCGTCTGTGTTTTGGCTGCCTGTCCACTTGAAAACTGcattttaggtcactgaaaTGTCTCCCAATGTCgagatttttgaaaacactTGTCTCTGAGCGTGTCAATGAGGAAAATGgatattttctgaaatgctgATGGCACACAAAGCTCCTACCTCCCTATATAGTGAGTTACAAAAGTCATAGAACTACAACGTATACATGCAAATatcactagatttcagattcccacatatgattAACATCAAGGATGTTGTATTAgacatttgtattattattattaagctcTGGATTCAGTAACTTCATGACTTgggtagtgcactacataggaaGTATACAGTGGTTTGAGATtgaacctttgtgtttttcctcatgctttgtggtgttttgatgtctctcttgaAGAGGTACTTGGGGACCCCTACTGGACTGGTAATGATAATGCAGCGAGAGAGCAGAGCAGACGGGcaatttacagtttttaaaactaaacacaTCCGTGTGGACGGGGCCTAATATTATTACGGAGGCATTTCATTCTGAGGAGTCATCACAAGAACACCATGTCATTTACTACTGTGACTCTAGATATATGGACGGAATACGTAACAACAAGTCAAGCCTACCATAGGATTCATCAAGAAATCTGACCAGCCccaggtctctctctgtatgAAGTAAGCATGAAGTCCATTGCATCTCATCTGAAGTGGGTAAGGCAACTGGACTACCTCAGATGTCTTGATGTAATTGACTCTGCGTGCTCTGGAAGTGTAAGTACACAAATATTAATCAAAAATAACATAAGACTCCAACTATAATGACTCTTTTAACAGTATGCAATTAATATGTACACTACCAGGCAAAACTCTAATATTCTACACTCGTTTTATTAACTCCTCTGACCAGCACTGCATGCTttgtcaatggtcaggacccccaaagaACCAGTGTGATTTGtgtgctggatcattctcagtgtgtAGGTTGTTAGAGTGTGCAATGTTTTTTCGGCATGTGCATTTTCTACATTTAGGTTCTATATTTTGGGTTCTATATAATTGTAGTGCAATCTAGTAGAGTAATATCAGCACTGTGCTTGTTACAAATAAATTGGATGAatttaataaatacaaagaGTCCCTCAAAATGGGAGTGTACCATGTGGTCACATTTGTATAGTGAATGAACCTCATTTTGCCCTTGCTTGTAATATCCACTCTCACAGGCTCGAATCTGTAAAGAGGAGAGGAAATTTGCACCACGTATGATCCAGAGGGAACATCATTCACTGTGAAACTGCCATCCAGTCTGGAGGaacacagaaatgttcagtTTAAACATTGTACTTTATCTCCCTGTCGTAATTACAAAGCAATTATGAAGTGAAACCTAATAAATCCAACGTGCTCCTCTCCATCCACCAGCACCAAAGAGGAAGGGACCCAGTCTTCTGTCCTCACTCCATAAACAACAGCTCGGCCTTCAATCTGAAACTTATCCAGAGTTACAGCACGGTCGCTCTCTCCTAACGCCCCCGCCTCAGGCTCCACAGAGTCCTGACTCCACACAGCCTGCTGGCCGCCGCATAAATAAGGCCAGAGTACCAGCAAACTCAGACACAGTGAGGACAAAGACCCAACGGGGCACTTAAGAAACATCCTCACTGTCGCTCAAATAAGTTAACAAGAAACGTTTTTATGGTTAGCCAAACATAAAAGCCATTTCGTTGAATGTAGACCCCCGTGTTTTGACAGATCGCTAGAGATTCGCTTACCCGTCGACTCTTTGCTCGGTTCTTTGACTCGGATCCTTGACTCTTTAGGTGAATTTGGGAACCGACTCGCATTGAGGCTCTAACTTACTTATTTATAgataaacagctgtagctgatAGCTGTAtcttaaaaaaacatacaaacaaacaaaaactatgAAATAAAATTCATTTCAAAGCATACACCCCTGTCATTCAGTCTTTCTGGAACATTCTCACTGATTTATTGTTGCATTAACCATTTCAttccattaataaataaataattctgtagacataatacaaaaataatatttattgaaaaaaaCTTTATCAATAGCATACATTAAGATTCAAGTCTTCATTTTCACCTTGATTAAATAttacctaaaataaaataattataatataaatcGGATAACAATATAGGTGCAATGCGTAACTATAACAAGCTAATCAATGTAAAAGGGGTGGCATGGTAgtgtcattgtcacacagctccagggacctgaagttgTGTGTTCGAGCcccattccaggtgactgtgaggaactgtgttttctcctaatgtctgcgtgggtttttggggtgctctggtttcatcccacgatccaaaaacacatgttggtaggtgaattggctattcaagtgtccaaaggtatgaatgtatgagtgaatgtgcgagtgtgtgtcatcctgtgaaggacaggcaccACACCAGGGGGTTTTTCGCGacttttgcccagtgattctgggtaggctccagacccaccgcgaccctgaactggataagcacttgaatgaaaaattaataaataaatagtcagTGTAAAACCAAATGTTCTCCTGTTCAGTTACATTGTCATACAATAGACCTTTTTCTTGGTTTACATAATCAGTTTATTTATAAGTGTCTTAGCTACATTGAGATGTGGTAAtctaggtatgatttgggtttaTTGCTCCCTGGGCTCTACCCGAGTATAATTCATTGTTACTTGAAAAAGGTTTGGCAGAGTAAACATcattcaaatttaaaatataatattcacTCCTCAGCCCATACAGTGTGTTTGAGAATGGAGCTGCTAAAACAGGCTTTTAGGAATTCCTTCTTTtttgatgtcacaaaaacaatGTTAACATTAGGTTCAAGTGTATTTGGGTACATAAGGTGAAATCTGTGTTCACTCTATAAAAATCGACTAGAGGTATATagacatagcacaaaaagtaaggaaattggtgtttggtagattatttctttgttgtaacaatgctttttggcAATAAACCTTATAGCATTGGAAAGCTTGTTAatgtcccttttaaatggtgccacatttgtaaggaacatgcatttgtgggatgagcagaaGAGCCCAGTATGAGGTTTGcccccatgaaaaatttgccataTCTTCTCTTATGCTTTGTCTATGAAGATTGCCCTTGCTGAGAAGAGAACATTCCTCTTGGGCTTGTAACATAAGTTCCTCATAGGTTCAGATCTCCTTTTTAAATCAGGTACCATAAAGGACCATAATTAAGAGAGCAAGGGCCAAAACCAGACCCATAACCTCATGCCACTTTAACATGTGTAATATAGGTGTGCTCAGCTCTCCAGCTACAATTCAGATGAGTTTGTCACATTTAGTTATGAACATGCAGGTCACTCCCAAAAACACTTGTGCTTACACAGAATTTGTCTGGCTTTATGCAATATCCTGAACAACTATTTAAAAACAGGAGCAAGTATTAAACAGGAAAAAGGTAGTAACTTTTACTTAAGCAAACTAAGTAGAAACTgcattatcaaaaaaaaaacaaattattcaaactgtaaatgtattattattattatccatccattatctgtaaccgcttatccaattcagggtcacggtgggttcagagcctacctggaatcattgggagcaaggcaggaatacaccctggagggggcgccagtccttcacagggcaacacacaaacacattcactcacattctacggacacttttgagtcgccaaaccacctaccaacgtgtgtttttggactgtgggaggaaaccggagcacccggaggaaacccacacggacaaggggagaacacaccaactcctcacagacagtcacccggagcgggaattgaacccacaacctccaggcccctggagctgtgtgacactacctgctgcgccaccgtgccgcgcctattattattatttcttcatttaatGTTGTTACCCCCCCATTTTAGTCAGTTTATCAGTTTTATGCCATTATTTGTAATGCTTTAAAGTATCCAGACATCTTTTCTTAGTAATTAATTATTGTAACCTAAAGGCCACCCACTGTGAACATACACAATCAGTTGCACAAACATATGTTTATGAGCAGGACTGTGCTTAGTCAGAAATATCTCAGCAAAATAACCACAAACCCTTACATTAGATACAATCACAATTTAtgaacaaatcaaatcaaatttatttataaagcgcttttcacaactgatgttttctcaaagcagcttcacagaattccagtaagaccctcaagtgagcaagccagtggcgacagtggcaaggaaaaactcccccagctgaggaagaaaccttgggaggaaccaaggctcacaaggggtgacccatcctcctctggtcaacacCTATTGGCAATGTTGTACATCCTGGAATAATCTGTAAAGAGAACAAACACACCCCACATCAGTAGAGGACAGAGTGCCAAGTGTTCTTGATATGCCATGAGATTTAAGCCTCAAGATTCTCTGACCATGTAACACACAGTGGGCAATCCCACAATGAAATGTCAAATAATTTCTCTTTTCATCACCTCAAATGTCATGGGTCCAGTAGCCTATCTGGCAAACTTCTCTGGGCATTCTGCTTCACTGGCTCCTATTGGTGGGAGACGATGGCTGGAGGCCTCCATCTTGATTCCTCCACTAGAAAAGGAGCAAAATAGTGTCATTGAAATACACCTCAGACTTTCTCTACGTATACATGTATCTCATCAAATTCGTGTTTTTCATTTGATAAGAATAGGTAATTGAGTCTGAGGATTTGGGTTTATCGTCTTGATTCCAGGTGAAGAACCAGCTGCAGAGAAGTTTTCTTGACCAGCTTTCCTGTTGACCCCTTTGACAAGCCTGAGAAATTTAGTGGGTGGTAGTCCAAGCACCTGAAATATAAAAAGAATAGAACCACTCTGCATTCAGAAGCTGGCTTTCTCTCAGTACGTATAGGTCACACCTCCCTCATGTTTCATTCTCTTGCAAAGTCTGAAAAACCTTTACATCTGAATTTACTGGAACAATAGAGAAGCTTGAAGAGCTTAAATAACAAATGCATGATTTTACAGATGCATGATAATTTTGATATAAggtcatatttaaatataatgtataaaattgtaaccaaaaaacactttttttatagAATTCAGAAgaggtttcctcaccatttgctagctctccagtttgCGTGCTGGAAACCAGTTGAATCTGTTTTTGAagcctcagtgtctgtaaatgagtgaaagaaCAAACTGTCTCATGCTTgtccttctcttttctctgctcatggcagaggcacctggagtatttttagacaatggagagaactccatacattgaaaagcatgaataaaatgaggatattgctctattcctgctccactgagatgaatatatatatatttatttattattttactggtAATGACTCCATAAACAGAAATTTGTTTGTTGAAAATTTAAGTTAACTTTAGCAAAAGAATTTTAGTAAGAAACAGCATGATTTTTAAAGATGTCAATACTCTTGTATCCAGGGAGCAGAGAATTTTTGTTGACTGTATGAACAAATGTACTCACAGGTCCAGCATTTAAGGGAGGCTAATTCAACATCGCTTGCGGGCTAAGCCCGTCATCCTCCCAGGATTGGCTGGTCGGCTGTTGGATTCAGAGTCGGTTGTTGTGCCACCCTG is a window of Hoplias malabaricus isolate fHopMal1 chromosome 1, fHopMal1.hap1, whole genome shotgun sequence DNA encoding:
- the LOC136708796 gene encoding endoplasmic reticulum membrane protein complex subunit 7-like isoform X2; this encodes MFLKCPVGSLSSLCLSLLVLWPYLCGGQQAVWSQDSVEPEAGALGESDRAVTLDKFQIEGRAVVYGVRTEDWVPSSLVLVDGEEHVGFIRLDGSFTVNDVPSGSYVVQISSPLYRFEPVRVDITSKGKMRARRVNYIKTSEVVQLPYPLQMRCNGLHAYFIQRETWGWSDFLMNPMVLMMVLPLVIILLLPKVINTNDPGIRREMEQSMNMLNPNPELPDVSEIMTKFFAPPKSQGAKPGGGGHRGHRGSGPRRR
- the LOC136708796 gene encoding endoplasmic reticulum membrane protein complex subunit 7-like isoform X1 encodes the protein MFLKCPVGSLSSLCLSLLVLWPYLCGGQQAVWSQDSVEPEAGALGESDRAVTLDKFQIEGRAVVYGVRTEDWVPSSLVLVDGEEHVGFIRLDGSFTVNDVPSGSYVVQISSPLYRFEPVRVDITSKGKMRARRVNYIKTSEVVQLPYPLQMRCNGLHAYFIQRETWGWSDFLMNPMVLMMVLPLVIILLLPKVINTNDPGIRREMEQSMNMLNPNPELPDVSEIMTKFFAPPKSQGAKPGGGGHRGHRGSGPRRRP